In one Methanobrevibacter sp. genomic region, the following are encoded:
- the tfrB gene encoding fumarate reductase (CoM/CoB) subunit TfrB: MIKVYVSRFDRETDEEPHLECYEIEKTPHMKVLDALQAINEKYDADISFRSSCRAGQCGSCGILFKGNGALACQKEIKDGAIIEPLRFPVIKDLIVDKSSIEAKVKDLELSLQCDHECSELDNSITKDETKDTKNVRSCIECYSCYSTCPVVNIATEEFGGPYLMRYIRKFESDPREDFDRLKEALDEGLYNCTSCGKCLAVCPKNINTFGDAIEKMRAIAVANGSGPLPEHVAFRENILNSGRSIKTDKTSFIEEADNYTGSKVAFFTGCMVDYKFPEIGHTLVKILKENGIDIDVPEGQVCCGSPLLRTGQTDIVQNLVDKNKEVFKDYDTIITICSGCGSTLKNNHPEFGSKLNVMDISEFLVDKLDESKLKEVNMTVTYHDPCHLGRGQGIKDAPRDIIEKIPGIEFKEMLYPCQCCGAGGGIKSGKPEIALELSQSKAKMIKDTGADAVITICPFCQLNLQDGLNSIGCEDIKCMHLLELLDKAYE; this comes from the coding sequence ATGATTAAAGTTTATGTTTCAAGATTTGATAGAGAAACAGATGAAGAACCTCATTTAGAGTGTTATGAAATTGAAAAAACACCTCACATGAAAGTTCTCGATGCCCTGCAAGCTATTAACGAAAAATATGATGCAGACATTAGTTTTAGAAGTTCTTGTAGAGCTGGCCAGTGCGGATCTTGCGGAATACTATTTAAAGGAAATGGGGCCCTGGCTTGTCAAAAAGAAATAAAGGATGGAGCAATCATTGAACCTCTCAGATTCCCGGTCATTAAAGATTTAATCGTTGACAAATCCAGTATTGAAGCTAAGGTTAAAGATTTAGAGTTATCCCTTCAATGTGACCATGAATGTAGTGAACTTGATAATTCAATTACCAAAGACGAGACAAAAGACACTAAAAATGTTAGAAGCTGTATTGAATGTTATTCCTGCTATTCAACATGCCCTGTTGTAAATATTGCCACAGAAGAATTTGGCGGACCTTACCTAATGAGGTACATACGTAAATTTGAAAGTGACCCTAGAGAAGATTTTGATAGATTAAAAGAAGCATTGGATGAAGGCCTCTATAATTGTACAAGTTGCGGCAAATGTTTAGCAGTCTGTCCAAAAAATATCAATACATTTGGAGATGCAATAGAAAAAATGAGGGCTATTGCGGTTGCAAATGGTTCAGGACCTCTTCCAGAACATGTAGCATTTAGAGAAAATATCCTAAATAGCGGAAGGTCCATAAAAACTGATAAAACATCATTTATTGAAGAGGCAGATAACTATACCGGTTCGAAAGTAGCTTTCTTTACCGGTTGCATGGTTGATTATAAATTCCCTGAAATTGGCCATACTTTAGTTAAAATCCTAAAAGAAAATGGAATTGATATTGACGTTCCTGAAGGGCAGGTCTGTTGTGGCTCCCCACTTTTAAGAACCGGGCAGACCGATATCGTTCAAAATCTCGTTGATAAAAACAAAGAAGTCTTTAAAGATTATGATACAATAATAACTATTTGCTCTGGATGCGGCTCTACTTTGAAGAATAACCACCCGGAATTTGGCTCAAAATTAAATGTAATGGACATCAGTGAATTTTTAGTAGATAAACTTGATGAAAGTAAACTAAAAGAGGTCAATATGACTGTTACCTATCATGACCCTTGCCACTTAGGAAGAGGACAGGGCATTAAAGATGCGCCAAGAGACATTATTGAAAAAATACCCGGCATTGAATTTAAGGAAATGCTATATCCTTGCCAATGCTGTGGCGCCGGTGGAGGAATCAAATCCGGAAAACCAGAAATTGCACTAGAATTATCCCAGTCAAAAGCAAAAATGATTAAAGACACAGGTGCTGATGCCGTGATTACTATCTGTCCATTTTGCCAATTGAACTTACAAGATGGTCTAAACTCAATAGGTTGTGAAGATATTAAATGCATGCATCTATTAGAATTGTTGGATAAAGCTTATGAATAA
- the iorA gene encoding indolepyruvate ferredoxin oxidoreductase subunit alpha, producing MNLKELVTGVAGDKQFLLGNEAAVRGVIEAGVSIAATYPGTPSSEIGNVLSLLAKEANIYFEFSTNEKVAMEVAATAAASGLRSFTFMKHVGMNVASDSFMTTAYSGVNGGMVILSADDPSLFSSQNEQDTRNYARLANVPILEPSNCQEVKDMVKYAFDLSEQFNLPVIVRTTTRVSHMRGVVEFGDVNDNSSNNENHWKRGHFNKDPSKYVPVPAFAGDMHVRLWDKIHKIEEITNKSEYNFEMDFASDKKYGLISSSSAYNYAHDVVKFNGLDVDVLKLGFSYPFPQDLVAEFLDDLDEVFIVEEVDPIIERDVLATIGAKNLNVSVHGKLDGTFPLFHEFNSDVVSDGLNKILNFKDDELIKYSSSLEKLEEDIPNRAPVLCAGCPHRAMYYGINKAIDELGLKASDVVFASDIGCYTLGINPPYNCADYLLSMGSSVGDGCGFSVSTDQKVASFIGDSTFFHSGVSPLINAVHNKHNFVLTVLDNRITAMTGGQPNPGIPIDGMGDEAPEISIRKLAAACGCDYVRVINPFNLEQVIKTYKEAFQREDTAVIVSKAPCTLIKGLTKKPPVNFVESNCNNCDKCVSELACPAISKLNGKITVDKSQCDGCNVCIQVCKYGALEAGR from the coding sequence ATGAATTTAAAAGAATTAGTTACGGGAGTTGCCGGTGATAAGCAATTTTTGCTTGGTAATGAAGCTGCTGTAAGGGGAGTTATAGAAGCTGGTGTTTCTATTGCAGCCACTTATCCAGGGACTCCATCATCAGAAATTGGAAATGTATTATCTTTGTTGGCTAAAGAAGCCAATATTTATTTTGAATTTTCTACTAATGAAAAAGTCGCAATGGAGGTCGCTGCTACTGCAGCCGCTTCTGGACTTAGGTCATTTACATTTATGAAGCATGTAGGTATGAATGTAGCTAGTGATTCCTTCATGACAACTGCATATTCTGGTGTCAATGGGGGCATGGTTATTTTATCTGCAGATGATCCATCACTTTTTTCATCTCAAAACGAGCAAGACACTCGTAATTATGCAAGGTTAGCTAATGTGCCTATTTTGGAACCGTCCAATTGTCAGGAAGTTAAAGATATGGTTAAATATGCATTTGATTTATCCGAACAATTTAACTTGCCTGTTATAGTAAGAACAACCACTCGTGTATCCCACATGAGGGGAGTTGTTGAATTTGGTGATGTGAATGATAATTCATCAAACAATGAAAATCATTGGAAAAGAGGTCATTTTAACAAGGACCCTTCAAAATATGTTCCGGTTCCTGCATTTGCGGGAGATATGCATGTAAGATTGTGGGATAAAATCCATAAAATCGAAGAAATTACAAATAAAAGTGAATATAACTTTGAAATGGATTTTGCTAGTGATAAAAAATACGGCCTCATATCATCCAGTAGTGCATATAACTATGCTCATGACGTTGTCAAATTCAATGGTTTGGATGTTGATGTTTTAAAATTGGGGTTCTCTTATCCTTTTCCACAGGATTTGGTTGCCGAATTTTTGGATGATTTGGATGAGGTATTCATAGTTGAGGAAGTTGACCCAATTATTGAAAGGGATGTTTTGGCCACAATTGGAGCTAAAAATCTCAATGTTTCTGTTCATGGAAAATTGGATGGGACTTTTCCACTTTTCCACGAGTTTAACTCTGATGTTGTAAGTGATGGTTTAAATAAGATATTAAACTTTAAAGATGATGAATTAATTAAGTATTCTTCAAGTTTAGAAAAGCTTGAAGAAGATATTCCAAACAGAGCACCGGTTTTATGTGCCGGATGCCCTCACAGAGCAATGTATTATGGAATCAATAAGGCAATTGATGAATTAGGTTTGAAAGCATCTGACGTGGTGTTTGCGTCAGATATCGGATGTTACACATTAGGTATCAATCCTCCTTATAACTGTGCGGATTATTTATTGTCTATGGGTTCTAGCGTTGGAGACGGATGCGGATTTTCAGTTTCAACTGATCAAAAGGTAGCTAGTTTCATTGGAGATTCAACATTTTTCCATAGTGGTGTTTCACCGTTAATCAATGCGGTTCACAATAAGCATAACTTTGTTTTAACAGTTTTGGATAATAGGATTACTGCTATGACTGGAGGTCAGCCAAACCCTGGAATTCCTATTGATGGGATGGGTGATGAGGCGCCGGAGATATCAATTAGAAAACTGGCTGCTGCATGCGGATGCGATTATGTACGTGTAATAAATCCATTTAACTTGGAACAAGTAATCAAAACCTATAAAGAAGCATTCCAAAGAGAGGATACTGCAGTCATTGTTTCAAAAGCTCCATGTACATTGATTAAAGGTTTAACTAAAAAACCGCCAGTTAATTTTGTTGAAAGTAATTGTAATAATTGTGATAAATGCGTAAGTGAACTTGCATGTCCGGCTATTTCAAAACTAAATGGTAAAATCACTGTTGATAAATCTCAATGTGATGGATGTAATGTATGCATTCAAGTTTGTAAATATGGGGCGCTAGAGGCAGGTAGGTGA
- a CDS encoding indolepyruvate oxidoreductase subunit beta, which produces MDNHYSIYICGVGGQGIIKTSTIIGEAAMNQGLDVVMSEIHGMSQRGGSVSTELKIGGYNSSIIPNNGADMLLAFEPIETIRGLDKVNSETKIVYNTHPIVPSSSDKAYPNVDNITKILKENFKHVLPINGTELAIEAGSVLALNMVLLGAVTADDKFPLTKESVIDAMKNNLKPKFHDMNLKAIESGYDSIKG; this is translated from the coding sequence ATGGATAATCATTATAGTATTTATATTTGTGGTGTAGGGGGCCAAGGAATTATTAAAACTTCTACAATAATTGGAGAAGCTGCTATGAATCAGGGTTTGGATGTTGTCATGAGTGAAATTCATGGAATGTCCCAACGAGGAGGATCAGTTTCCACGGAACTAAAAATCGGCGGATATAACTCTTCAATTATTCCAAATAATGGGGCAGATATGCTGCTTGCTTTTGAACCAATTGAGACAATCAGGGGCCTTGATAAGGTAAATTCAGAAACTAAGATTGTATATAATACTCATCCAATTGTCCCTTCGTCTTCTGATAAGGCATATCCTAATGTCGATAACATTACTAAAATATTGAAAGAAAACTTTAAACATGTCCTTCCAATCAATGGAACTGAACTGGCTATTGAAGCGGGAAGCGTTTTGGCTTTAAACATGGTTCTTTTGGGTGCAGTCACTGCTGATGATAAGTTTCCACTAACAAAAGAGTCTGTAATTGATGCAATGAAAAACAACTTGAAACCAAAATTCCATGATATGAATCTGAAAGCTATTGAAAGCGGATACGATTCTATCAAAGGTTAA
- a CDS encoding amino acid-binding protein, giving the protein MAVKQISIFVENKEGRIKKAIDTLAKENINIRALSIADTTKYGILRLIVSDNQKAIEALEKDNFIVKENEVIILSVPDEPNGLNSTLAVFDEKGINLEYLYAFVSSKTDEAIVVMRLENMEKAIDALNESNVKILDENDIKDL; this is encoded by the coding sequence ATGGCAGTGAAACAAATTTCAATTTTCGTGGAAAACAAAGAAGGTAGAATCAAAAAAGCTATTGATACACTAGCTAAAGAAAACATTAATATTCGTGCACTTTCAATAGCCGACACTACAAAATACGGAATTTTAAGACTAATCGTTTCAGACAATCAAAAAGCAATAGAAGCTCTTGAAAAAGACAATTTCATTGTAAAGGAAAATGAAGTGATTATCTTATCTGTTCCAGATGAACCTAATGGATTAAACTCTACATTAGCTGTTTTTGATGAAAAAGGGATTAATCTAGAATATTTATATGCATTTGTAAGCAGCAAAACTGATGAAGCTATTGTAGTGATGAGATTGGAAAACATGGAAAAAGCCATCGATGCTTTAAATGAAAGCAATGTTAAAATTTTAGATGAAAACGACATTAAAGATTTATAG
- a CDS encoding phenylacetate--CoA ligase family protein produces the protein MFWNEKSECMDKDEKEKIQLERLQKTVKIAYENVEFYKRRFDEAGIKPEDIKTLKDIEKIPFTTKSDLREAYPLGLLAVPREEIVEVHASSGTTGKPTVTAYTQNDLDIWGECIARGLKMAGAEKEYIIQNAYGYGLFTGGFGIHHGGNKMGAITIPISAGNTQRQLDTMVDFQSDILTCTPSYAMYLGESREKAGISLDDINLKAGIHGAEMWTDEMRKRIESSLGIKTHNIYGLTEVMGPGVAQECKYQNGMHIQDDQFYPELINPETGETLDYGEKGELVLTSLTKTGMPILRFRTKDLTSLIAEKCECGRTTVRMTRITGRSDDMLKIKGVMVFPSQIEKALLKISGISPNYMIHVTRPDILDEVEVKVEASKELFSDEMKEMERVEKEIQASIRSETGLRVDVTICEPETLPRSEGKAVRVIDERNFE, from the coding sequence ATGTTTTGGAATGAAAAATCAGAATGTATGGATAAAGACGAAAAAGAGAAAATTCAACTTGAAAGATTGCAAAAAACTGTAAAAATAGCATATGAAAATGTTGAATTTTACAAAAGAAGATTCGATGAAGCGGGCATTAAGCCAGAGGACATCAAAACTTTAAAAGATATTGAAAAAATTCCATTTACAACTAAAAGTGATTTAAGAGAAGCTTATCCATTAGGTTTACTTGCTGTTCCTCGTGAAGAAATTGTAGAAGTTCATGCATCTTCAGGCACAACCGGAAAACCTACCGTTACCGCATACACCCAAAATGACTTGGACATTTGGGGAGAATGTATTGCACGTGGACTTAAAATGGCAGGAGCAGAAAAAGAATACATTATTCAAAATGCATATGGATATGGTTTGTTTACTGGAGGATTCGGTATCCATCATGGAGGAAATAAAATGGGAGCAATCACAATACCAATATCTGCAGGAAATACGCAAAGACAACTTGATACAATGGTCGATTTCCAAAGTGATATTTTAACATGCACCCCCTCTTATGCAATGTATCTTGGTGAATCAAGAGAAAAAGCAGGAATCTCTCTAGATGACATAAATCTAAAAGCAGGAATTCATGGAGCCGAAATGTGGACTGATGAGATGAGAAAAAGAATCGAATCATCATTGGGAATTAAAACACATAATATATACGGCCTAACTGAAGTCATGGGGCCAGGTGTTGCTCAAGAATGCAAATACCAAAATGGAATGCACATCCAAGACGATCAATTTTATCCAGAACTGATTAACCCCGAAACTGGTGAAACCTTGGATTATGGCGAAAAAGGTGAGCTGGTATTGACTTCCCTAACCAAAACAGGAATGCCAATTTTAAGGTTTAGAACAAAAGATTTAACTTCACTTATAGCTGAAAAATGTGAATGCGGAAGAACCACAGTTAGAATGACAAGAATCACTGGAAGAAGTGACGACATGTTGAAAATCAAAGGAGTCATGGTTTTCCCATCACAAATCGAAAAGGCATTGCTTAAAATTAGCGGCATAAGCCCTAATTACATGATTCATGTAACAAGACCAGACATATTAGATGAAGTTGAAGTAAAAGTAGAAGCATCCAAAGAACTATTCTCAGATGAAATGAAAGAAATGGAAAGAGTTGAAAAAGAGATTCAAGCATCCATTAGATCAGAAACCGGTTTAAGAGTAGATGTTACAATCTGTGAACCGGAAACACTTCCAAGAAGTGAAGGTAAAGCTGTTCGCGTAATTGATGAAAGGAATTTTGAATAG
- a CDS encoding tetratricopeptide repeat protein yields the protein MDSKINRGRIEFNNENYEKALNYFDAVDEDDEDYDYVLIFKITCLMELERYDKALFIIESLLKEEPADELLLYEKIRCHIALSEKVEAMETLKNFERIIAKDNKQMILDVARFYKVLGEFKKALRFCNLALSVDEDFEEALYEKSLVAIALNNDDIINNCADKLLTMVDEDKYIVIHVFLLKMYSGRLRDCVDIIDDYGGKFENDICEMLKTVVFNQLCEKLDVNVHLIEEGDVSVSEAIELLFDYERNGIKYGIINDVGFVIM from the coding sequence ATGGATTCTAAAATTAACAGAGGAAGAATCGAATTTAATAATGAAAATTATGAAAAGGCATTAAATTATTTTGATGCTGTAGATGAGGACGATGAAGATTATGATTATGTTTTGATATTTAAGATTACTTGTTTGATGGAATTGGAGCGATATGACAAAGCATTATTCATTATTGAATCTCTTTTAAAGGAAGAGCCTGCTGATGAGCTGTTATTGTATGAAAAAATCAGATGTCACATTGCATTAAGTGAAAAAGTTGAAGCTATGGAAACTCTGAAAAACTTTGAACGCATTATTGCAAAGGACAACAAACAAATGATTTTGGATGTGGCTAGGTTTTATAAGGTTTTGGGTGAGTTTAAAAAAGCTTTAAGATTTTGTAATCTTGCCTTGTCAGTTGATGAGGATTTTGAAGAAGCATTATATGAAAAATCGTTGGTTGCAATAGCATTGAATAATGATGATATAATCAATAATTGTGCTGATAAACTTTTAACTATGGTTGATGAGGATAAATATATTGTTATCCATGTGTTCTTGTTGAAAATGTATTCTGGGAGATTGAGGGATTGTGTGGATATAATTGATGATTATGGGGGTAAATTTGAAAATGACATATGTGAAATGCTTAAGACAGTCGTTTTCAATCAATTATGCGAAAAATTGGATGTCAATGTCCATCTCATTGAAGAGGGTGATGTGTCTGTCAGTGAGGCTATTGAATTGCTGTTTGATTATGAACGAAACGGCATAAAATACGGAATCATAAACGATGTTGGTTTTGTAATAATGTGA
- a CDS encoding sodium:solute symporter: MDVMILAIVFIIYIFALVFVGYYAYKKTNSSEDFMIAGKDTHPFIMAMSYGATFISTAAIVGFGGVAGEYGMSVLWLAFLNIIIGVFIAFVFLGKRTRRMGHALGSLTFPEFLGKRFDSKFIQYASGLIIFCAMPIYAAVVLIGAARFLESSLLIDFSIALLILSIIITFYVLFGGIRGVMYTDALQGTIMVLAMVFLLVFVYWLLGGIDTANTALSNMVNLYPADAIATGGTGWTAFPEFGTPFWWSLVSSTLIGVGIGVLAQPSLIVRFMTVKSDKELNRSVLIGGIFIAIMPTTAYIVGSLSNVYFFDKLGQIAVDVVGGNIDKIIPTFITMALPEWFVYIFLLSLIAAAMSTISSQLHTQGTAFGVDIYSTLRDKTKRKLDDVSISRIGILVAIILALIMAYSLPGSVVALGTSLFFEICAAAFLPVFLGALYWKGITRLGAIAGILSGTFVSLFWLIFVFKKTAVGLGICKFILGVETILPNAPWPFIDVMLIAVPFSALCTIIVSLLTKPPADEVVDKAFSNIDKKGSDA; encoded by the coding sequence ATGGACGTAATGATTTTGGCAATTGTATTTATAATCTACATTTTTGCACTTGTTTTTGTAGGTTATTATGCATACAAAAAAACTAATTCCTCTGAAGACTTTATGATTGCTGGTAAAGATACGCATCCATTTATCATGGCAATGAGTTATGGAGCTACTTTTATTTCGACAGCAGCTATTGTTGGTTTTGGAGGGGTTGCTGGTGAATATGGTATGAGTGTTTTATGGTTAGCATTCTTGAACATTATTATTGGAGTATTCATCGCATTTGTATTTTTAGGAAAACGAACTCGTAGAATGGGTCATGCTTTAGGATCACTTACATTCCCTGAGTTTTTAGGAAAACGTTTTGATAGTAAATTTATCCAATATGCTTCTGGTTTGATTATTTTCTGTGCAATGCCGATTTATGCGGCAGTAGTATTAATCGGGGCAGCAAGATTTTTAGAATCATCTCTATTAATTGATTTCAGTATTGCACTGTTAATTTTATCAATTATTATTACATTTTATGTATTATTCGGTGGAATACGTGGTGTAATGTATACCGATGCGCTCCAAGGGACAATCATGGTTCTTGCAATGGTATTCTTACTTGTATTTGTATATTGGTTGCTTGGAGGAATTGACACTGCAAATACTGCACTTTCGAATATGGTTAATTTGTATCCTGCCGACGCTATTGCAACGGGCGGAACGGGATGGACGGCATTTCCGGAATTTGGAACTCCATTCTGGTGGTCTTTGGTTTCATCCACTCTTATCGGTGTAGGTATTGGAGTGCTTGCTCAACCTTCATTAATTGTAAGGTTCATGACAGTTAAATCAGATAAGGAATTAAACAGGTCTGTTTTAATTGGAGGTATTTTCATTGCAATCATGCCGACTACAGCATATATTGTAGGATCACTTTCAAATGTTTATTTCTTCGATAAATTAGGTCAGATTGCAGTGGATGTTGTTGGAGGAAATATCGATAAGATTATTCCAACATTCATTACAATGGCATTGCCGGAGTGGTTTGTATACATTTTCCTGCTCTCTTTAATTGCAGCTGCAATGTCTACAATATCCTCACAGCTTCACACCCAAGGAACTGCATTTGGTGTGGACATATATTCAACTTTGAGAGATAAAACAAAAAGAAAGTTGGATGATGTTTCCATATCAAGGATAGGTATTTTAGTAGCTATTATATTGGCATTAATTATGGCATATTCACTTCCGGGAAGTGTAGTTGCACTTGGAACAAGTTTGTTCTTTGAAATTTGTGCAGCGGCATTCCTGCCAGTATTTTTAGGAGCACTTTACTGGAAAGGAATTACAAGACTGGGGGCCATTGCAGGTATTCTTTCAGGAACATTCGTCAGTTTATTCTGGTTAATATTTGTATTTAAAAAGACTGCAGTAGGGCTTGGAATCTGTAAATTCATTTTAGGTGTAGAGACAATATTGCCTAATGCTCCATGGCCATTTATTGATGTGATGTTAATAGCTGTGCCGTTTTCTGCTTTATGTACAATTATAGTAAGTTTACTTACCAAACCTCCTGCAGATGAGGTTGTAGATAAGGCATTTTCAAACATAGACAAAAAAGGAAGTGATGCATAA
- a CDS encoding symporter small accessory protein yields MGILGIEDPWIWGVYLGIILSTLLCVVYGIVNWNKGD; encoded by the coding sequence ATGGGAATTTTAGGTATTGAAGACCCATGGATTTGGGGTGTATATCTTGGAATTATATTATCCACACTTTTATGTGTTGTTTATGGTATTGTAAATTGGAATAAGGGAGATTAA
- a CDS encoding YhgE/Pip domain-containing protein — MSGRDVGNIVEIMKNDFKSAFSNPIVTIVLIAIIILPSLYALLNIQACWDPYGNTGDIQFAIANLDEGASFDGVEINVGNELVSDLKNNDKFNWTFVTEDELRQGVYEGKYYAGIIIPKNLSSNIVSIMGDDPQQAKLEYVVNVKSNPVATKLTDSGANAVYMNLNARIVQIINLAAYGKLGDLQAGLSSGANQLASGGSQLAAGSSLISSGAGQVQNGVGQVQSGSNAVSQGADQIRQGSSAVSQGADQVQQGSEELQSTVDPSLLPDGPVRDFVDGNMRLANASSQLASGSSQLAGGSSQLADGANDLAAGSVELAEGSLSLAAGAQLLSSSASQALFTAASALSASANSLSDITGINETMLGEYFYAPIKLERNEVFSVPDYGSNVAPFYIVLSMWVGALITCVMIEPKSSVGTKYSPFEMYAGKLLIYIIMSIFQACVTIIGACILGVYIDNYLLFIFSAILVSVIFMILIYSIISALRTVGKGICVVLLVLQISATGGIYPIQIMHPFFQTLYPYMPMTYAISLMREAQLGVVWSNYIPALIILLAIGIVTVIVAIFIKERADKRSKYFEEKLEESGLF, encoded by the coding sequence ATGAGTGGGAGAGATGTAGGCAATATTGTTGAGATAATGAAGAATGACTTTAAGAGTGCATTTTCAAATCCTATAGTGACAATTGTATTGATTGCAATTATTATTTTGCCGTCCCTTTATGCCCTTTTAAATATTCAGGCATGTTGGGATCCTTATGGGAATACTGGTGACATTCAATTTGCAATTGCCAATCTTGATGAAGGAGCTTCCTTTGATGGTGTGGAAATAAATGTTGGAAATGAACTGGTTAGCGATCTTAAGAATAATGATAAGTTTAATTGGACATTTGTCACGGAAGATGAGCTGCGGCAAGGCGTTTATGAGGGCAAGTATTATGCTGGAATTATAATACCCAAAAATCTGAGTTCGAATATAGTTTCGATTATGGGCGATGACCCTCAACAGGCAAAACTTGAATATGTTGTAAATGTCAAATCAAATCCAGTGGCAACCAAATTAACTGATTCTGGTGCAAATGCTGTTTATATGAATCTTAATGCGAGAATAGTTCAAATCATAAATCTGGCAGCATATGGAAAACTTGGAGATTTGCAAGCTGGTCTTTCCTCAGGCGCAAACCAATTAGCCAGTGGTGGAAGTCAACTTGCGGCAGGTTCATCACTAATATCTTCGGGTGCAGGCCAGGTTCAAAATGGTGTAGGTCAGGTTCAAAGTGGGTCCAATGCTGTTTCTCAAGGTGCAGATCAAATTCGCCAAGGTTCGTCAGCAGTTTCTCAAGGTGCAGACCAAGTTCAACAAGGTTCGGAAGAATTGCAATCCACTGTTGACCCATCATTATTGCCTGATGGTCCTGTGAGGGATTTTGTAGACGGAAATATGAGGCTTGCAAATGCTAGTAGTCAGCTGGCCAGCGGTTCTTCTCAACTTGCTGGAGGTTCATCGCAATTAGCTGATGGAGCTAATGATTTGGCTGCAGGTTCTGTAGAATTGGCTGAAGGTTCATTAAGCCTTGCAGCTGGAGCTCAATTACTTTCATCGTCTGCATCACAAGCGCTATTTACTGCAGCAAGTGCATTATCTGCTTCCGCTAATTCACTTTCAGACATAACTGGAATTAATGAGACCATGCTTGGAGAATATTTCTATGCCCCTATAAAATTGGAAAGAAATGAAGTATTTTCAGTACCGGATTATGGATCTAATGTGGCTCCATTCTATATTGTGCTGTCAATGTGGGTTGGTGCTTTGATTACATGTGTCATGATAGAGCCTAAATCCAGTGTCGGAACCAAGTATTCTCCATTTGAGATGTATGCCGGTAAGCTATTGATATACATTATAATGAGCATATTTCAGGCATGCGTAACGATAATTGGGGCTTGTATTTTAGGGGTCTATATAGATAATTATCTGTTATTCATATTTTCCGCAATATTAGTGTCGGTAATATTCATGATTTTGATATACTCGATAATTTCTGCACTCAGAACTGTTGGAAAAGGTATTTGTGTAGTTTTATTGGTACTTCAAATATCTGCAACAGGTGGAATTTATCCGATTCAAATCATGCATCCGTTTTTCCAAACATTGTATCCGTATATGCCGATGACGTATGCGATATCATTAATGCGTGAAGCACAGTTGGGTGTGGTCTGGTCTAATTACATACCTGCATTAATTATTCTTCTAGCTATCGGTATTGTAACTGTTATTGTTGCAATATTTATTAAAGAAAGAGCGGATAAACGTTCAAAATACTTTGAAGAAAAATTAGAAGAAAGCGGACTATTTTAG